Genomic window (Candidatus Dadabacteria bacterium):
ATCGGATATAATTGCGTAAAAGTTTATTTCAAATACCGGTAGCCGATACCTCCATCGTCCTCATCCGCACGACATCGTCACGGCAACACACGGCAGACGTAGAGGTAGATGAAACCTGCGTCAGGAGAAATACCACAACATGCACACTTAAAAGAAGCTCGCGTGTCAGGAGCCGGAGCGCAGGACAAGACCCCTGTTGTGGCAATTAAGGAAAGAGAGAGAAAGAAGGTTAGGGCGAAGGTTGCCGAAGCGGTTTCAAGTATCACGCTTCGGAGAATGGTGCAAGAAACCGTACCCGAAGGCACCACAGTTTACACGGATCAGAACTACGGGTACAAAGGGCTCGCGAAAAAGAACTGCAGGCACGAGGCGTAAACCACTCAGCCGGAGAATACATAAAAGGACAGAATCACACCACACGCAAGGCATAGAGTCCTTTTGGTTTATGCTCAAAAGAGGGCTCGCTGGAGTTTACCGCAAGATGAGCAAAAAGCGCCTTCAATGCTATATAGATGAGTATGCGGGAAGGCACAACATCCGCCCGCTCGCCTCTATCGAGCAGATAGATGCCGTTATTGAGGCAATGAACGGGAAAAGACTCAAGTACAAAGACCTGATTCAATGGAAGGGTCGGCATGGTGGAACATATTCAGCCGGGACTTGCGGAAAACCGGCACCGATCCTCTGATAATAACAGGGAGGAGAACAAAAAGAGGGGCCGGGCGATGATACCAACCTTACTCGAAGAGAAAAAAAAGGGGGCCATTTCCAAAGGAGAGCGGAAACTCGCCTACCCGAAGTGTTAACAAACCGGCACACTAAAAAGCGCGGCAACCGGGGTTACCGGAAACCGCGCTTAAAAACAAAAAAACAAGTTAGCTCCGTCGCCTCCCCTCAGTCGCAGTTGAAGTTTACATCCTGGGTCAGCCGGACAAGATTCCCACCGGCAGTCATGGTGACAATGTCAGTAGTATTAGCCGAGTCATCCGGGTCCACCACCTGAAGCACGCCGCCTGCTGTTACATTTAGCTTCTCATCGCCCATGAAGCCCTTCAGACATATCGTGTCGCCAGCCGCAAACGCGGAGATCGTATCTCCGGCGTCTCCTTTACTGATAATATATTGGTCATTGCCCGCGCCGCCGCTAAGCGTGTCGTCTCCGGCTCCGCCGTCAAGCGTATCATTGCCTGCGTTGCCGTTAAGCGTATCGTCTCCGGCTCCGCCGTCAAGCGTGTCGTTCCCAGGACCGCCGTTAAGCGTGTCGTTCCCAGGACCGCCATTAAGCGTGTCGTCACCGCCCATCTCCGCGGTGGTGGGATCTGCTTCTCCGTTAAGCGTATCGCCTCCGGCTCCGCCTGTAAGAATGTTGGCCCGGACATCACCAGTAAGTGTGTCACCTCCGAAGCCTCCGGTAACGTTCTCAATGGTGCTCTCTAGTTTTGGTTCATCTTCCGTCCCTCGATCCACAAGCACGATTCTGTCGGTAGCAGCAGGGCCACTAACCGCAACATGAGCAATGACATCGTCGGTGGCGTCGTCCGGGGTATCGGTTCCCACGGCTGCAACAATAGTAGCAAGATTAACGGTCACCGCAGCACTTTCGCCCTCGTAGCTTATGGTGTCGCTTCCTTCGCCCCCGTCGACCGTATCAATGCCGTCCACTTCTGGGGCGGTGCCGTCGGCCACATTCGCTGCACCGCCTTCCGCAGGACGGTTGGGAATAATCGTGTCGTCACCCCCATGGCCGTTAATCGTATCAGCTTGATCAAGACCTTTAAGCACGTTCGCATTGTCGTCGCCGTTTATTATGTCTTCTCCCAACAGGCTGCCCTTGACGTTCTCAATATTCACCAAGGTATCCATACCTATTCCGCTATCTCCCATCTCTACAAGCTCGTCTACATCTTCAGGGTCGGAGTGCCGAATTCTGGCTACACCGTCGCCTAGGTTGACCACTACTCTCATAGCATCCATGTAAATCGCAATGTCGGTGCCGTCACCCCCGTCAAGCGTATTGTCGCCGCTGCCGCCAACAAGCTCATCATCACCGGCCCCTCCGTAGAGTTTGTCGTTACCTTGGTTCCCGTAGAGCATATCGTTACCACCCATGCCCTTAATGGAGTCGTGGCCTTCCTGGCCATGGATACAATCACCCATGTCGGTACCAGCTATCATTCCGTTGCGGTCACCATCCTCATAACAATTATCTTTTCCTACCTCATAACCCGGCCCTATCTCGTCATAAACAGGTTCTGGCTCTGGGCACATGTCGGAATCCTCAACTGTGGATCCATCTTGACACACATACTGAGTTTCCGTCTCTGGGCACATGTCGGAATCCTCAACTGTGGATCCATCTTGACACACATACTGAGTTTCCGTCACAGTTTCCGTGTCCGTG
Coding sequences:
- a CDS encoding calcium-binding protein, whose amino-acid sequence is MKLRNFFAIMFLLVGSLAFSACTDTETVTETQYVCQDGSTVEDSDMCPETETQYVCQDGSTVEDSDMCPEPEPVYDEIGPGYEVGKDNCYEDGDRNGMIAGTDMGDCIHGQEGHDSIKGMGGNDMLYGNQGNDKLYGGAGDDELVGGSGDNTLDGGDGTDIAIYMDAMRVVVNLGDGVARIRHSDPEDVDELVEMGDSGIGMDTLVNIENVKGSLLGEDIINGDDNANVLKGLDQADTINGHGGDDTIIPNRPAEGGAANVADGTAPEVDGIDTVDGGEGSDTISYEGESAAVTVNLATIVAAVGTDTPDDATDDVIAHVAVSGPAATDRIVLVDRGTEDEPKLESTIENVTGGFGGDTLTGDVRANILTGGAGGDTLNGEADPTTAEMGGDDTLNGGPGNDTLNGGPGNDTLDGGAGDDTLNGNAGNDTLDGGAGDDTLSGGAGNDQYIISKGDAGDTISAFAAGDTICLKGFMGDEKLNVTAGGVLQVVDPDDSANTTDIVTMTAGGNLVRLTQDVNFNCD
- a CDS encoding transposase gives rise to the protein MKPASGEIPQHAHLKEARVSGAGAQDKTPVVAIKERERKKVRAKVAEAVSSITLRRMVQETVPEGTTVYTDQNYGYKGLAKKNCRHEA
- a CDS encoding transposase → MPKRFQVSRFGEWCKKPYPKAPQFTRIRTTGTKGSRKRTAGTRRKPLSRRIHKRTESHHTQGIESFWFMLKRGLAGVYRKMSKKRLQCYIDEYAGRHNIRPLASIEQIDAVIEAMNGKRLKYKDLIQWKGRHGGTYSAGTCGKPAPIL